A section of the Drosophila sechellia strain sech25 chromosome 3L, ASM438219v1, whole genome shotgun sequence genome encodes:
- the LOC6610352 gene encoding 2-oxoglutarate dehydrogenase-like, mitochondrial isoform X1 has translation MNQCRLRSLARIRRSLALGLRGTDHHVPARQALRTIQTTSQRRGVHDLDSFANGCSAAYIEGLYNKWKRNPNSVDESWSELFSGNDGSTGKRRPLQIAHSRKYRRPPVERIAVKARSGERTASGGASAAPAAPPSDWKNIDDHHVIQAIIRAYQSRGHLAADLDPLGIVGPKKRTSVDGSQRHAAREVLRQHFSYIFNDLNTVFKLPSSTMIGGDQEFLTLKEILDRLERIYCGHIGVEYMQITSLTKTNWIRDRFEKPGGLDLTKEEKKLILERLTRSTGFENFLAKKFSSEKRFGLEGCDIMIPAIKEVVDRATDQGVESILIGMAHRGRLNVLANICRKPISDILSQFHGLQATDSGSGDVKYHLGVFQERLNRQTNRMVRITVVANPSHLEHVNPVLLGKARAEMFQRGDTCGSTVMPIIIHGDASFSGQGVVYESMHLSDLPNYTTYGTIHIVSNNQVGFTTDPRFSRSSRYCTDVAKVVNAPILHVNADDPEACIQSARIAIDYRTRFKKDVVIDIVGYRRNGHNEADEPMFTQPLMYQRIKKLKPCLQLYADKLIKEGVVTDSEFKAMVSNYEKICEEAWAKSKTIKTIKYSSWIDSPWPGFFEGRDRLKLCPTGISTDTLKTIGQMFSTPPPSEHKFETHKGILRILAQRTQMVQDKVADWSLGEAFAFGSLLKEGIHVRLSGQDVERGTFSHRHHVLHHQSEDKVVYNSLDHLYPDQAPYSVSNSSLSECAVLGFEHGYSMASPNALVMWEGQFGDFCNTAQCIIDTFIASGETKWVRQSGVVMLLPHSMEGMGPEHSSGRIERFLQMSDDDPDVYPDTCDADFVARQLMNVNWIVTNLSTPANLFHCLRRQVKMGFRKPLINFSPKSLLRHPLARSPFKDFNECSCFQRIIPDKGPAGKQPDCVEKLVFCTGKVYYDLVKERDDHEQVETVALVRVEQVRRLLPQRLLFTITMIPRILQLCPFPYDLISQQLELYPKAELLWAQEEHKNMGGWSYVQPRFDTALLKNENESRCVSYHGRPPSASPATGNKVQHYSEYKALITSIFGELTPENKKRIEDRIKKQQAKAKADAQSKPSTKPPASPPKGSSPPPGKGESGGKKRSDSSPSASIAPTGPAPRKPLISLPSRPPRGGKQRSGSAPPPDLVDDASAARKMEPDAPAHDGSSPSAWKRLGSAPAPGVAPTASASRSPSRKPPSPAHDGISPSTRQESSSKKKSGSAPAPTPTPRVPFRTAPSNTEFIKRRTAKDSGSRNETQSTPGESELDPTKPQP, from the exons ATGAACCAATGTCGTCTGAGGAGTCTGGCGCGGATAAGGAGGAGCCTGGCACTGGGTCTGCGGGGAACTGACCACCACGTCCCCGCCCGTCAAGCCCTCCGCACCATTCAAACGACTTCACAGCGGCGAGGTGTCCATGATCTCGACTCCTTCGCCAATGGATGCAGTGCCGCCTACATCGAGGGACTCTACAACAAGTGGAAGCGCAATCCCAATTCCGTGGATGAG TCCTGGAGCGAGCTGTTCAGCGGCAACGATGGGTCCACCGGCAAGAGACGTCCTCTTCAGATTGCGCACTCCCGGAAGTACAGACGTCCTCCGGTTGAAAGGATAGCTGTGAAGGCTCGGTCGGGCGAGAGGACGGCTTCCGGCGGTGCATCTGCAGCTCCAGCCGCACCTCCCAGCGACTGGAAGAACATTGATGACCACCACGTGATCCAGGCCATCATCCGGGCCTATCAATCGCGCGGTCACTTGGCCGCCGATCTGGATCCCTTGGGTATTGTTGGTCCGAAGAAGCGTACGTCGGTGGATGGCAGCCAACGACACGCCGCTAGGGAGGTGCTCCGCCAGCACTTCTCCTATATATTTA ATGACCTCAATACCGTGTTCAAGTTGCCCTCATCCACAATGATAGGCGGTGATCAGGAATTTCTGACACTAAA AGAGATCCTGGATCGCTTGGAGCGCATCTATTGCGGCCACATTGGAGTGGAGTACATGCAGATCACGTCGTTGACAAAGACCAACTGGATTCGCGACCGTTTCGAGAAGCCTGGTGGCCTGGACTTGACCAAGGAGGAGAAGAAGCTCATCCTTGAGCGTCTCACTCGCTCGACGGGATTCGAAAACTTCCTGGCGAAGAAGTTCTCGTCAGAGAAGCGTTTCGGACTGGAGGGCTGCGACATCATGATACCCGCTATAAAGGAGGTAGTGGACCGGGCTACGGACCAAGGCGTGGAGTCAATTTTAATAG GAATGGCGCATCGAGGGCGCCTCAATGTCCTGGCCAACATCTGTCGCAAACCCATTTCGGACATCCTGTCTCAGTTCCACGGTTTGCAGGCCACCGACTCCGGATCTGGGGACGTTAAGTACCATCTGGGTGTGTTTCAAGAGCGGCTCAACCGGCAGACAAACCGCATGGTGCGCATCACCGTGGTGGCGAATCCCTCTCACTTGGAGCACGTCAACCCGGTGCTCCTAGGTAAGGCCCGAGCGGAGATGTTCCAACGGGGCGACACATGTGGCAGCACGGTGATGCCCATCATCATTCACGGAGATGCCTCCTTTTCGGGTCAGGGCGTGGTCTACGAATCAATGCATCTGTCCGACCTGCCCAACTACACCACCTACGGCACCATTCACATTGTGTCCAACAACCAGGTGGGCTTCACGACAGATCCGCGTTTCTCCCGCTCCTCGCGCTACTGCACGGACGTTGCCAAGGTGGTGAATGCTCCGATACTGCACGTGAATGCCGACGATCCGGAGGCGTGCATCCAGAGCGCTCGCATTGCCATCGACTATCGGACACGATTCAAGAAGGACGTGGTCATCGACATAGTTGGCTACCGCCGCAACGGGCACAATGAGGCGGATGAACCCATGTTCACCCAGCCGCTGATGTACCAGCGCATAAAGAAACTGAAGCCGTGCCTCCAGCTCTACGCCGATAAGTTGATCAAGGAGGGGGTCGTCACGGACAGCGAGTTCAAGGCAATGGTGTCCAATTACGAAAAGATCTGCGAGGAGGCTTGGGCCAAGTCCAAGACCATCAAGACCATAAAG TACTCCTCCTGGATCGACTCTCCCTGGCCAGGATTCTTCGAGGGCCGTGATCGCCTGAAACTGTGCCCCACTGGCATCAGCACAGACACCCTGAAGACGATTGGCCAAATGTTCTCGACTCCTCCCCCGTCGGAGCACAAGTTCGAGACACACAA GGGCATCCTTCGCATACTGGCCCAGCGCACGCAGATGGTACAGGATAAAGTGGCGGACTGGTCGCTGGGCGAGGCCTTCGCCTTCGGATCGCTCCTTAAGGAGGGCATTCACGTTCGACTATCCGGCCAGGATGTGGAGCGCGGCACCTTTTCGCACCGGCACCACGTCCTGCACCACCAGTCGGAGGACAAGGTGGTGTACAACTCACTGGACCACCTCTATCCCGACCAGGCGCCCTACTCCGTCTCCAACAGCTCCCTGTCGGAGTGTGCGGTCCTCGGTTTCGAGCACGGCTACTCCATGGCCAGTCCCAATGCTCTGGTCATGTGGGAAGGCCAGTTTGGGGACTTCTGCAACACGGCGCAGTGCATCATCGACACGTTCATAGCCAGCGGCGAGACCAAGTGGGTGCGCCAGTCCGGAGTCGTCATGTTGCTCCCACACAGCATGGAGGGCATGGGCCCGGAGCACTCTTCGGGCCGTATTGAGCGCTTCCTGCAGATGAGCGACGACGATCCGGACGTCTATCCGGACACCTGCGACGCCGACTTCGTGGCTCGCCAGCTGATGAACGTCAATTGGATTGTGACGAATCTCTCCACGCCCGCGAATCTGTTCCACTGCCTGCGCCGCCAGGTGAAGATGGGCTTCCGGAAGCCACTGATTAACTTCTCGCCCAAGTCACTGCTCCGCCATCCGCTGGCGCGAAGTCCCTTCAAGGACTTCAACGAGTGCAGTTGCTTCCAGCGCATCATTCCCGACAAAGGACCCGCCGGCAAGCAGCCCGACTGCGTTGAGAAGCTTGTCTTCTGCACGGGAAAGGTCTACTACGATCTCGTCAAGGAGCGCGACGATCACGAGCAGGTGGAGACGGTGGCCCTGGTGAGAGTGGAACAGGTGAGACGCCTCCTACCGCAACGCCTCTTGTTCACGATAACCATGATTCCGCGCATCCTCCAGCTCTGTCCCTTTCCCTACGACCTGATCAgccagcagctggagctgTATCCCAAGGCGGAGCTGCTGTGGGCCCAGGAGGAGCACAAGAACATGGGCGGCTGGTCCTACGTGCAGCCGCGTTTCGATACGGCGCTCCTCAAGAACGAAAACGAATC GCGCTGCGTGTCCTACCACGGACGACCGCCCAGCGCCTCGCCAGCGACGGGCAACAAGGTGCAGCACTACAGCGAGTACAAGGCCCTGATCACGAGCATCTTCGGGGAGCTGACGCCGGAGAACAAGAAGCGAATCGAGGATCGGATCAAGAAGCAGCAGGCTAAGGCCAAGGCGGATGCACAATCGAAACCCAGTACTAAGCCACCAGCCTCTCCACCAAAGGGTTCGTCACCGCCACCAGGTAAGGGCGAATCTGGAGGAAAAAAGAGATCCGATTCGTCTCCATCTGCGTCTATAGCTCCTACAGGTCCAGCACCACGTAAGCCACTGATCAGTCTGCCAAGTAGACCTCCAAGGGGTGGAAAGCAGAGGTCCGGTTCGGCTCCACCTCCTGATCTGGTTGATGACGCTTCGGCTGCTCGAAAAATGGAACCAGATGCTCCTGCCCACGATGGCTCATCACCGTCAGCGTGGAAGAGGTTAGGCTCGGCTCCAGCACCGGGTGTAGCTCCCACGGCATCGGCCTCTCGCAGTCCGTCTAGAAAGCCGCCTTCACCCGCTCACGACGGCATATCTCCTTCTACAAGGCAAGAATCCTCAAGCAAAAAGAAATCAGGGTCGGCTCCAGCTCCGACGCCTACTCCTCGTGTACCATTCCGGACTGCGCCCTCCAACACAGAGTTCATAAAGCGGAGAACTGCTAAAGATTCCGGCAGTAGAAATGAAACCCAAAGCACTCCCGGGGAGTCGGAACTGGACCCAACAAAACCACAGCCCTAG